A genomic stretch from Novosphingobium resinovorum includes:
- a CDS encoding catalase family protein produces the protein MTHPVRFSPSVEQVKPDEAETIRGLEEQLDSIQQTTAQDYKTGFRAVHAKAHGIAIGRLTVTAGLPPDLAQGIFSHPASFDAVIRISTNAGDVLDDAIALPRGLALKVMDVPGDRLPGSEGETSQDFIMVNGPVFTAPDTAAFLKNLKLLAKTTDVAEGGKKVLSSVLQGVNAALSAVGYESPTIQQLGGAPQVHPLGETYYSQTPYRFGDYIAKFSLVPVAASLTSLTGVKIDVTDRPDALREDVSRALIEHGGEWELRVQLNTDLDKMPVEDSTVEWSEDESPFVTVATLEIEPQISWQHGTSDPQDDALSFNIWRGVTAHQPLGNINRARNETYRRSAAFRGRVNGCPIHDPRTPQDIAAE, from the coding sequence ATGACCCATCCCGTCCGTTTTTCCCCTTCTGTCGAGCAAGTGAAGCCGGATGAGGCAGAAACTATACGGGGGCTTGAAGAACAACTCGATTCCATTCAGCAAACCACTGCTCAGGATTACAAGACAGGTTTCCGGGCCGTTCACGCCAAGGCACATGGCATTGCCATCGGCCGCCTGACAGTGACCGCCGGGCTTCCCCCGGACCTCGCCCAGGGGATTTTTTCGCATCCTGCCAGCTTCGACGCCGTCATCCGCATCTCCACCAATGCAGGCGATGTGCTCGACGATGCGATTGCCCTTCCGCGCGGGCTGGCGCTAAAGGTAATGGATGTTCCCGGTGATCGGCTGCCCGGATCGGAAGGCGAAACCTCGCAGGATTTCATCATGGTCAACGGGCCGGTTTTCACCGCTCCCGATACCGCGGCGTTTCTCAAAAACCTGAAACTGCTGGCCAAGACCACGGATGTTGCCGAAGGCGGCAAGAAAGTGCTCTCCTCGGTGCTGCAGGGCGTCAACGCCGCGCTGTCCGCCGTGGGCTACGAATCGCCGACGATCCAACAGTTGGGGGGCGCCCCCCAGGTCCACCCGCTCGGCGAAACCTATTATTCCCAGACCCCCTATCGGTTCGGCGACTATATCGCGAAGTTCAGCCTCGTGCCGGTGGCCGCTTCGCTAACCTCGCTGACGGGCGTGAAGATCGACGTGACCGACCGCCCCGATGCCCTGCGCGAAGACGTCAGCCGCGCTCTAATCGAGCATGGTGGCGAATGGGAACTGCGTGTCCAGCTTAACACCGATCTCGATAAGATGCCCGTCGAGGATTCGACCGTCGAATGGAGCGAAGACGAAAGCCCGTTCGTGACGGTGGCCACGCTCGAGATCGAACCGCAGATCAGCTGGCAGCACGGGACGAGCGACCCGCAGGACGACGCGCTCAGCTTCAACATCTGGCGGGGGGTCACCGCGCACCAGCCGCTGGGCAACATCAACCGCGCTCGCAACGAAACCTACCGTCGCTCGGCCGCCTTTCGCGGCCGGGTCAACGGCTGTCCTATCCACGACCCCCGCACGCCACAGGACATTGCGGCAGAGTAA
- a CDS encoding DUF1543 domain-containing protein: MKLFAIYIGGEFPGANIEVHDVRFVVANTIEETYAALRRDWWGVPRSLHIDCWAQITHADGHDVSLRSEPFTGPERLFFVNLGGYEPGEFAERHRNVFVVAESEGKAKSRAVKSVRQWADPHKDDLYEAEQAFCLTDQPVGDRLYVHLTPASPGMEPTFTCQYIPIRRSS; the protein is encoded by the coding sequence ATGAAGTTGTTCGCAATCTACATCGGCGGCGAATTTCCTGGCGCCAACATCGAAGTCCACGACGTTCGGTTCGTGGTCGCCAACACGATCGAGGAGACCTACGCAGCATTGCGCCGGGACTGGTGGGGCGTGCCCCGAAGTCTGCACATCGATTGCTGGGCACAGATCACTCATGCCGATGGCCATGACGTGTCGCTGCGCTCCGAGCCGTTCACCGGGCCTGAGAGACTTTTTTTCGTCAATCTCGGTGGCTACGAGCCCGGGGAGTTTGCGGAACGACACCGCAACGTCTTTGTCGTGGCTGAAAGCGAGGGCAAGGCCAAGTCGCGCGCGGTGAAGTCGGTCAGGCAATGGGCCGATCCGCACAAGGACGACCTGTATGAAGCGGAGCAAGCGTTCTGCTTGACCGACCAGCCGGTCGGCGATCGACTTTACGTGCATTTGACGCCGGCTTCTCCCGGCATGGAACCCACCTTTACCTGCCAGTATATACCCATCCGGAGAAGCAGTTGA
- a CDS encoding FAD/NAD(P)-binding protein: MTRSVAFVGAGPTTIYTLHALLQQEVPPFELTLFEKQASVGRGTPYRPGWNDPAMLSNIASVEIPPLEETLVDWLHRQSDDRLSELRIDREQIDDRAFYPRVLLGEYFHDQLQAMLERATCAGVKVNVRTRCEVIDATSGSDGMTLVVRPERGGVFETLFDHVVLATGHQWPAQPEVRPGYFLSPWPASEIEKIRACRIGIRGSSLTAIDAAVALAVSHGAFVDDGQGGLIYAPGVGTDDFHMTMLSRKGLLPEADFYFPIPYEPLAICNDEAIEALIAGQMDDLLDRAFGLFKQELAAADGVYAERVGLDRLDMEEFCDGYFAERMATDPFVWADRNLAQAQADYEARRTVAWRYAILRMHEVIQSLIPHLDDADFQRFSRFFKPVFVDDYATVPHESIKRMLALHKAGKLDVLRVGENYRIDNHRAESGAVLHLDGEAVHFPVFIEATGQRALAAKDFPFASLRDQGIVRDVAAGQERGPARGIVVDDEFHPISPDLPADQLFCLSLPFIMGRHPFIQGITSSCEIGQVVGAELAAALARESAVAAEPASEAQGMALS, from the coding sequence ATGACCCGATCTGTCGCGTTCGTCGGTGCCGGCCCGACCACTATCTATACGCTGCACGCCTTGCTGCAACAGGAGGTACCGCCATTCGAGCTCACCCTGTTCGAAAAGCAGGCGAGCGTTGGACGGGGCACGCCCTATCGGCCCGGCTGGAACGACCCCGCCATGCTGTCCAACATCGCCAGCGTCGAGATTCCGCCGCTGGAGGAGACACTGGTCGACTGGCTGCACCGGCAGAGCGACGATCGGCTTTCAGAACTGCGCATAGATCGCGAGCAGATCGATGATCGCGCGTTCTACCCGCGCGTGCTGCTCGGCGAGTACTTCCACGATCAGCTTCAGGCGATGCTCGAGCGGGCCACGTGCGCCGGTGTGAAGGTGAACGTGCGTACGCGGTGCGAAGTCATCGATGCGACGAGCGGAAGCGATGGAATGACCCTGGTCGTGCGGCCGGAGCGGGGAGGTGTTTTCGAGACCCTCTTCGACCATGTCGTGCTTGCAACCGGTCATCAATGGCCAGCCCAACCGGAAGTGCGGCCGGGTTACTTCCTCAGCCCTTGGCCTGCTTCCGAGATCGAGAAAATTCGCGCCTGCCGGATCGGCATTCGCGGTTCGTCGCTGACCGCGATCGATGCTGCGGTGGCGCTGGCGGTAAGCCATGGCGCGTTCGTTGATGATGGGCAGGGTGGGCTCATCTACGCGCCCGGCGTGGGCACCGACGACTTCCATATGACCATGCTGTCGCGCAAGGGGCTGCTTCCCGAAGCGGACTTCTATTTTCCCATTCCCTATGAGCCGCTCGCCATCTGCAACGACGAAGCCATCGAAGCCCTTATTGCCGGGCAGATGGACGACCTTCTCGATCGAGCTTTTGGGCTATTCAAGCAGGAGCTGGCCGCAGCCGATGGCGTTTATGCAGAGCGGGTAGGGCTCGACCGGCTCGATATGGAAGAATTCTGCGACGGCTACTTTGCCGAGCGTATGGCGACTGACCCATTTGTGTGGGCTGATCGGAACCTGGCACAAGCGCAGGCGGATTACGAGGCACGCCGCACCGTGGCATGGCGCTACGCGATCCTGCGGATGCACGAAGTCATCCAGAGCCTCATACCGCATCTCGACGATGCAGATTTCCAACGCTTCTCCCGCTTCTTCAAACCCGTGTTCGTCGACGATTACGCCACGGTTCCGCACGAATCGATCAAGCGCATGCTGGCGCTTCACAAAGCCGGGAAGCTTGACGTCTTGCGGGTGGGGGAGAACTACAGGATCGACAATCACCGGGCGGAAAGCGGCGCCGTTCTCCACCTCGATGGTGAAGCGGTCCATTTCCCGGTTTTCATCGAGGCTACCGGCCAGCGTGCTCTGGCGGCCAAGGACTTCCCTTTCGCCTCGCTGCGCGATCAGGGCATCGTGCGCGACGTGGCAGCCGGACAGGAACGCGGTCCCGCGCGGGGCATCGTGGTCGACGACGAGTTTCATCCCATATCGCCCGACCTTCCGGCCGACCAGCTCTTCTGTCTGAGCCTGCCTTTCATCATGGGCAGGCATCCCTTCATCCAGGGAATCACCAGCTCTTGCGAGATCGGCCAGGTCGTGGGCGCGGAACTGGCCGCTGCCCTTGCCCGGGAAAGCGCGGTAGCGGCCGAACCGGCCAGCGAGGCACAGGGGATGGCTCTTTCATGA
- a CDS encoding ATP-binding protein produces MQADILDTPPERAFDDIAWLAKNACGTPIALVSLVDRHRQWFKARFGVTTLETSIDTSVCALAIQGPGLFEIRDLAADRRTANFSLVTGEPHIRYYAGVPLLTPDGLPLGSLCVIDTVPRPEGLNEVQRQTLIALAAQAITQIELRMLQRRSDAMLVASRSVGTWDWNVGDDLIVSDARLATLYGVDVERAARGARLEEFFARVHPDDLPGLTARIEKAAEELGPFACEYRLTQPDGSIRWVAAEGHCSLAPDGITKHFPGVSFDITDRRGAEARQAALLHLTDVLREMDSPADIAFAASEILGTTLGVSRAGYGTIDPVAETITVERDWNAPGVTTIAGTLHFREHGTYIEDLKRGETVLCTDADVDVRTRDQADVLKNITAHSFINMPLHENGAFVALIYVNNGTPRTWSADEVIFMQEIAARTRSATERRRAEHDLAALTQSLEQQVEERTTSLMMTEEQLRHSQKMEAVGQLTGGLAHDFNNMLAGITGSLEMMQVRIAQGRIGELEKYVTAAQGASRRAAALTHRLLAFSRRQTLDPKPTDINRLVAEMEELIRRTVGPAIQLEVVGAAGLWTALVDPNQLENALLNLCINARDAMPEGGRITIETANKWLDPRASRERDLPEGQYLSLCVSDTGTGMSAETMKRAFDPFFTTKPLGEGTGLGLSMIYGFARQSGGQVRAYSEVGMGTTMCLYLPRHYGNVDAAEPLEVACAIPETGKRTVLVVDDEPTIRMLVCELLEEMGHVTLEADDGPTAVTLLDSNAAIDLLITDVGLPGGLNGRQVADAARVTRPDLKVIFITGFAENAVVANGQLEPCMRLVTKPFALDVLSAQIADLLTSDE; encoded by the coding sequence TTGCAGGCCGATATCCTCGACACACCGCCGGAGCGCGCGTTCGACGATATCGCTTGGCTTGCAAAGAACGCATGCGGCACCCCAATTGCGCTTGTCAGTCTGGTCGACAGGCACCGGCAATGGTTCAAGGCCAGGTTTGGCGTCACTACGCTTGAGACGTCGATCGACACATCCGTGTGCGCGCTGGCCATCCAGGGACCGGGCCTTTTCGAGATACGAGACCTTGCCGCCGATCGTAGAACGGCAAATTTTTCACTGGTCACCGGTGAACCCCACATCCGCTATTACGCCGGCGTCCCACTCCTCACGCCGGATGGCCTGCCGCTTGGTTCGCTCTGTGTCATCGATACCGTCCCAAGACCTGAGGGCTTGAACGAAGTTCAGCGCCAGACATTGATCGCACTGGCGGCCCAGGCGATCACCCAGATCGAACTGCGCATGCTGCAGCGTAGAAGTGATGCGATGTTGGTCGCTTCCCGGTCAGTTGGAACGTGGGACTGGAACGTCGGCGATGATCTCATCGTGTCGGACGCGCGGCTTGCTACGCTCTACGGTGTGGACGTGGAGCGCGCCGCGCGCGGCGCGCGACTTGAAGAGTTCTTCGCAAGGGTTCATCCGGATGATCTCCCCGGATTGACAGCCAGAATCGAAAAGGCCGCGGAAGAGCTCGGGCCCTTTGCCTGCGAATATCGGCTGACCCAGCCGGATGGATCGATTAGATGGGTTGCGGCCGAAGGGCATTGCAGCCTTGCTCCCGACGGGATCACCAAGCACTTTCCGGGCGTAAGTTTCGACATTACCGACCGCCGGGGGGCAGAGGCTCGCCAAGCAGCACTACTCCACCTGACGGACGTGCTGCGCGAGATGGACAGCCCTGCGGACATTGCGTTCGCGGCGTCCGAAATTCTCGGGACCACACTTGGTGTCAGCCGAGCCGGATACGGCACGATTGATCCAGTTGCTGAGACGATAACGGTCGAGCGTGACTGGAACGCGCCGGGTGTGACAACCATCGCCGGGACATTGCATTTTCGTGAGCATGGCACCTACATCGAAGACCTGAAACGCGGAGAGACGGTGCTGTGCACCGATGCCGATGTCGATGTGCGCACGCGGGACCAGGCCGACGTCCTGAAGAATATCACCGCCCATTCTTTCATCAATATGCCGTTGCATGAGAACGGTGCGTTTGTTGCTCTGATCTACGTGAACAACGGCACTCCGCGCACCTGGTCCGCTGACGAAGTGATTTTCATGCAGGAGATTGCTGCCCGTACTCGAAGCGCAACTGAACGGCGGCGGGCCGAGCATGACCTGGCCGCTCTCACCCAATCGCTCGAGCAGCAGGTCGAAGAGCGCACCACCAGCCTGATGATGACGGAAGAACAGCTTCGGCATTCTCAGAAAATGGAAGCCGTAGGTCAGCTCACCGGCGGTCTGGCTCACGACTTCAACAATATGCTTGCCGGTATCACTGGATCACTGGAGATGATGCAGGTCCGGATCGCTCAAGGCCGGATCGGTGAGCTGGAAAAGTACGTAACGGCTGCCCAGGGAGCCTCGCGCCGTGCGGCCGCGCTCACCCACCGCCTGCTGGCATTTTCCCGAAGACAGACGCTTGATCCAAAACCGACCGACATTAATCGTCTTGTCGCGGAAATGGAGGAGCTCATTCGGCGGACGGTGGGGCCGGCGATCCAGCTTGAAGTGGTCGGTGCCGCGGGGCTCTGGACCGCTTTGGTCGATCCGAACCAGCTCGAGAACGCACTGCTCAATCTATGCATCAATGCACGAGATGCCATGCCGGAAGGCGGCAGGATAACTATCGAGACAGCAAACAAGTGGCTTGACCCTCGCGCAAGTCGCGAGCGCGATCTCCCGGAAGGGCAGTACCTCTCGCTGTGCGTGTCCGATACGGGTACGGGCATGTCGGCCGAAACTATGAAACGGGCATTCGATCCGTTTTTCACGACCAAACCGCTTGGAGAGGGGACGGGATTGGGCCTCTCCATGATCTACGGATTCGCGCGGCAATCAGGGGGACAAGTGCGCGCCTACAGCGAGGTCGGTATGGGGACCACCATGTGTCTGTATCTGCCAAGACACTACGGCAACGTCGATGCCGCAGAGCCGCTCGAAGTGGCATGCGCGATCCCTGAGACAGGCAAGCGGACCGTTCTGGTCGTGGATGATGAGCCGACCATCCGCATGCTCGTTTGTGAGCTACTTGAGGAAATGGGCCACGTGACGCTCGAGGCGGATGATGGACCTACGGCGGTGACGTTGCTCGATTCAAACGCAGCGATCGATCTGCTTATCACGGATGTCGGCTTGCCAGGGGGGCTGAACGGCCGTCAGGTCGCTGACGCGGCAAGGGTCACCCGTCCAGATCTTAAGGTGATTTTCATCACCGGCTTTGCAGAGAATGCCGTCGTGGCCAACGGCCAGTTGGAGCCTTGCATGAGGCTGGTCACGAAGCCCTTCGCGCTGGATGTACTCTCGGCCCAGATTGCTGACCTGCTTACCAGTGACGAATAG
- a CDS encoding transglutaminase-like domain-containing protein: protein MLIRGGYEIGLKVEASTPLVAMLNVRPERFQDLRSPHAIMNDRGIPMQHYHDAFGNFCTRLTLPSGTTTISCNFLMHDSGLADIECPDAVQHEVADLPHEVLQYLLGSRYCETDHLSNIAWGLFGHIPAGWQRVRAIVDFVHRHLTYGYEHARATRTAYEAYNERVGVCRDFAHLAVALCRCMNIPARYCSGYLGDIGVEPLDVPMDFHAWFEAYLGGTWHSFDARHQVPRIGRILMACGRDAADTALTTAFGPLQLVSFRVLTEEVNVAGTQTSNSLAFAA from the coding sequence ATGTTAATTCGCGGCGGATATGAGATTGGTCTTAAAGTAGAGGCTTCAACGCCTTTGGTGGCGATGCTCAACGTTCGTCCGGAAAGATTTCAGGACTTGCGATCACCTCACGCGATCATGAACGATCGCGGCATTCCGATGCAACATTACCATGATGCTTTCGGAAATTTTTGCACGCGCCTCACTCTGCCGAGCGGGACAACCACGATTTCCTGCAACTTTCTGATGCACGACTCTGGGCTGGCCGACATCGAGTGTCCTGATGCTGTGCAGCATGAGGTGGCCGATCTGCCGCACGAAGTGCTCCAGTATCTATTGGGAAGCCGGTATTGCGAGACAGACCATCTCTCCAATATCGCCTGGGGATTGTTCGGACACATACCCGCGGGGTGGCAGCGGGTAAGGGCCATCGTCGATTTTGTTCATCGCCACCTGACGTACGGCTACGAGCACGCCCGCGCGACGCGAACGGCGTACGAAGCGTACAACGAACGCGTCGGCGTATGCCGTGACTTCGCCCATCTGGCCGTGGCTCTATGCCGGTGCATGAACATACCGGCACGCTATTGCAGCGGATACCTTGGTGATATCGGTGTGGAGCCACTCGACGTTCCGATGGATTTTCATGCGTGGTTCGAAGCTTATCTGGGCGGCACATGGCACAGCTTCGACGCGCGTCACCAAGTTCCGAGGATCGGGCGGATACTTATGGCATGTGGCCGCGATGCGGCGGATACGGCGCTGACCACGGCCTTTGGCCCGCTGCAGCTTGTCAGTTTTCGCGTGCTAACAGAAGAAGTCAACGTGGCCGGAACACAGACTTCGAACTCCCTAGCATTCGCGGCGTGA
- a CDS encoding Crp/Fnr family transcriptional regulator — MFTDRFLRYKRGASLSANERLCLEGAIEEVRTLEARQIIIRAGTALHESTLLVDGFLSRYIDDRNGLRQLVAIHVPGDFVDLHAYPLQTLDHDVATMTAATVAIVRHEQLDAIIEEQPQLGRKLWFSTLIDAAIHRAWLFRLGRMDAMGRVAHFLCETNARLFSAGLSDGRRFALPLTQSDIAEICGLTNVHVNRVMRQLREEKVCIFRSSLVEILDAKRLVARGQFDPDYLYLEDPDPVLPSHLEHPS, encoded by the coding sequence ATGTTTACTGATCGCTTTCTCAGATACAAGCGCGGAGCCAGTCTCAGCGCCAACGAACGCCTTTGCCTCGAAGGGGCGATAGAGGAAGTGAGGACGCTGGAAGCTCGCCAGATCATCATCCGCGCGGGAACCGCACTGCACGAAAGCACTCTGCTGGTTGACGGTTTTCTGTCACGGTACATCGACGATCGCAACGGACTACGCCAGCTGGTGGCAATCCATGTGCCCGGCGACTTTGTCGATCTGCACGCCTACCCGCTCCAGACACTCGACCATGACGTGGCAACAATGACTGCCGCCACAGTGGCGATCGTACGCCATGAACAGCTCGATGCGATCATCGAGGAGCAGCCGCAACTGGGCCGCAAACTATGGTTCTCCACACTTATCGATGCTGCGATCCACCGCGCCTGGCTGTTCCGCCTCGGGCGCATGGATGCAATGGGAAGGGTCGCGCATTTTCTGTGCGAGACCAATGCTCGGCTGTTTTCGGCCGGGCTGAGCGACGGCCGCCGGTTTGCCCTGCCGCTGACCCAGAGTGATATCGCCGAAATATGCGGCCTGACCAACGTTCATGTGAACAGGGTCATGCGCCAGCTGCGGGAAGAGAAAGTCTGCATCTTCCGCTCTTCGCTCGTCGAAATACTGGACGCCAAGCGCCTTGTCGCACGTGGCCAGTTTGATCCGGATTACCTCTATCTGGAAGATCCCGACCCCGTCCTGCCCTCTCATCTAGAGCACCCGTCATGA
- a CDS encoding catalase translates to MAKTPSKTQSKSSKPVTAADLAGVDIGGESLQKADPVPADADIAFAYSEPQGAGGETRQVAGGEVPTMTTQQGIPVGDDQNSLKQGARGPTLLEDFHFREKMFHFDHERIPERVVHARGYAAHGYFELTDSLADVSRADIFQRVGERTPAFVRFSTVAGSKGSVDLARDVRGFAVKLYTQEGNWDLVGNNIPVFFIQDAMKFPDLIHAAKPEPDRAFPQAQTAHDNFWDFISLTPESFHMVMWAMSDRAIPRSFRTMEGFGVHTFRLIDAKGKSTFVKFHWKPKQGLQSVVWNEAVKINGADPDFHRRDLWDAINSGDYPEWELGVQLFDDAFADSFDFDVLDATKLIPEELVPVRVVGRLVLDRVVDNFFAETEQVAFCTQNVPPGIDFSNDPLLQGRNFSYLDTQIKRLGGPNFTHIPINAPKCPMHHFQQDGHMAMHNPRGRANYEPNSWGPTHGGPREDPARGFTSFAQEAEGPKQRVRSETFADHYSQARQFFVSQTPIEQKHIGDALVFELSKVERPDIRSRTVSHLLNIDGGLAQTVAEGLGLPLPDAAAAAREPLVDLPPSHKLSILKNGPDSFKGRKLGILLSDGADAAVFKALVKAVDKEKAVYEVIAPRIAGVTLSDGTSVAAKQKIDGGPSVLFDAVAVVVSHEGAALLAGDAAAKDFVTDAFAHCKFIGFSAEAQAIFAKAGIAEDLDEACKPLGNAKDAAGFVEACRALRYWPRELEVDLDARPAA, encoded by the coding sequence ATGGCCAAGACCCCCAGCAAGACGCAGTCCAAGTCTTCCAAGCCGGTGACGGCAGCCGACCTGGCCGGGGTGGATATCGGCGGGGAGTCACTCCAAAAAGCGGACCCTGTTCCGGCGGATGCGGACATCGCATTTGCGTACAGCGAGCCGCAGGGCGCTGGCGGAGAGACCCGGCAGGTCGCAGGCGGCGAGGTGCCGACGATGACCACCCAGCAAGGCATTCCGGTTGGTGATGACCAGAACAGTCTCAAGCAGGGCGCGCGGGGGCCCACGCTGCTGGAAGACTTTCACTTCCGCGAGAAGATGTTCCACTTCGACCACGAACGCATTCCCGAGCGCGTCGTCCATGCGCGGGGCTATGCGGCGCACGGATATTTCGAACTCACTGACAGTCTTGCCGACGTCAGCCGCGCCGACATTTTCCAGCGCGTCGGCGAGCGGACGCCGGCTTTCGTGCGTTTTTCGACCGTGGCGGGCTCGAAAGGCTCGGTCGATCTCGCGCGCGATGTGCGGGGGTTCGCGGTCAAGCTCTACACCCAGGAGGGCAACTGGGATCTGGTCGGCAACAACATCCCCGTTTTCTTCATCCAGGACGCGATGAAGTTTCCCGACCTCATCCACGCCGCCAAACCCGAACCGGACCGTGCATTTCCGCAAGCGCAGACGGCGCACGACAATTTCTGGGACTTCATCTCGCTGACGCCGGAGAGCTTCCACATGGTTATGTGGGCCATGTCGGACCGCGCGATCCCGCGCTCTTTCCGCACGATGGAGGGCTTTGGCGTTCACACGTTCCGCCTCATCGACGCCAAAGGCAAATCGACGTTCGTGAAGTTCCACTGGAAGCCCAAGCAGGGGCTGCAGTCGGTAGTGTGGAACGAGGCGGTGAAGATCAACGGCGCCGATCCCGATTTTCATCGCCGCGACTTGTGGGACGCCATCAATTCGGGCGATTACCCCGAATGGGAGCTCGGCGTCCAGCTGTTCGACGATGCCTTCGCCGACAGCTTCGACTTCGACGTTCTCGACGCGACCAAGCTGATCCCCGAGGAACTGGTGCCGGTCCGGGTGGTCGGGCGCCTCGTGCTGGACCGGGTGGTCGACAATTTCTTCGCCGAGACCGAGCAGGTCGCGTTCTGTACGCAAAACGTGCCGCCGGGCATCGATTTCTCAAACGATCCGCTGCTCCAGGGGCGCAATTTCTCGTACCTCGATACCCAGATCAAGCGGCTTGGCGGGCCAAACTTCACGCATATCCCCATCAACGCGCCCAAATGCCCGATGCACCATTTCCAGCAGGACGGGCATATGGCGATGCATAACCCCAGGGGCCGCGCGAACTACGAACCAAACAGCTGGGGCCCGACCCATGGCGGCCCGCGCGAAGACCCGGCACGCGGGTTCACAAGCTTTGCGCAGGAGGCGGAAGGGCCCAAGCAGCGGGTACGTTCGGAAACTTTCGCCGACCATTACAGCCAGGCGCGTCAGTTCTTCGTGTCGCAGACGCCGATCGAACAGAAGCACATCGGCGACGCGCTCGTCTTCGAATTGTCGAAGGTGGAACGCCCCGACATCCGCTCACGCACGGTTTCGCATTTGCTGAACATCGATGGCGGTCTGGCGCAAACCGTCGCGGAGGGTCTCGGCCTGCCATTGCCGGATGCTGCGGCAGCAGCTCGTGAGCCGCTGGTGGACCTGCCGCCGTCGCACAAGCTGAGCATTCTCAAGAACGGTCCAGATAGCTTCAAGGGGCGCAAGCTCGGCATTCTTCTGAGTGACGGCGCCGATGCCGCCGTGTTCAAGGCGCTGGTAAAGGCGGTGGACAAGGAAAAGGCGGTCTATGAGGTTATTGCGCCCAGGATCGCCGGTGTCACGCTGTCAGATGGTACGAGCGTTGCGGCGAAGCAGAAGATCGACGGCGGACCATCGGTCCTTTTCGATGCCGTGGCGGTCGTGGTGTCGCACGAAGGCGCGGCCCTTCTTGCAGGCGATGCCGCTGCGAAGGACTTCGTTACCGATGCTTTCGCCCACTGCAAGTTCATCGGCTTCAGCGCGGAGGCGCAGGCCATCTTCGCCAAAGCCGGGATCGCCGAGGATCTCGACGAGGCCTGCAAACCGCTCGGCAACGCGAAGGACGCGGCCGGATTCGTCGAGGCGTGCCGCGCATTGCGATACTGGCCCCGAGAACTGGAGGTAGACCTGGATGCACGGCCCGCAGCCTGA
- a CDS encoding glycosyltransferase family 4 protein yields MRIGIISHLKYPIAEPFAGGLEMHTHLLARALRDRGHAVTVFASSRSDAALGLEAVCDATALDEVGTAEAHDVAFFKEHHAYLTLMNTLRHRDFDVIHNNSLHYLPVSLADTLPMPMVTTFHTPPFCWLESGVRMCSAANHTFVAVSRSVARLWDHVAPSDQVILNGIDLEKFGFSPQPDPEPYLVWYGRIVPEKGLHFAIEAARSIGVRLRVAGPILDQVYFDGMIKPHLGDRVVHVGHLDHLALARFVGGARAFLCTPTWDEPYGLVVAEALACGVPVAAFARGAIPEILDESCGVLATPDDVASLAAAVRGAMRLSRYDCRRRAEQTCDARRMIESYEALYNRRIAMHAESEFCEVPLLHA; encoded by the coding sequence TTGCGTATCGGCATCATTTCACATCTCAAGTACCCGATTGCCGAGCCGTTTGCCGGCGGACTGGAAATGCACACGCATCTCCTCGCCCGGGCATTGCGGGATCGCGGCCACGCCGTGACCGTCTTCGCCTCGTCCCGGTCCGACGCAGCGCTCGGGCTGGAGGCCGTGTGCGACGCGACGGCACTGGACGAGGTCGGAACGGCGGAGGCGCACGATGTCGCCTTTTTCAAGGAGCATCACGCTTATCTCACGCTGATGAACACCCTGCGGCATCGCGACTTCGACGTGATCCACAACAATTCCCTGCATTACCTGCCGGTGTCGCTGGCGGACACTTTACCGATGCCGATGGTGACGACGTTCCACACCCCGCCGTTCTGCTGGCTGGAAAGCGGCGTGCGCATGTGCTCGGCGGCCAATCACACTTTCGTCGCTGTCTCGCGCTCTGTCGCCCGTTTGTGGGATCACGTCGCCCCAAGCGATCAGGTTATCCTGAACGGGATCGACCTTGAGAAATTCGGTTTCAGTCCGCAGCCCGACCCTGAGCCCTATCTGGTCTGGTACGGGCGGATTGTCCCCGAAAAGGGTCTGCACTTCGCCATCGAAGCCGCGCGATCGATCGGGGTGCGGCTGCGCGTCGCCGGGCCGATCCTGGATCAGGTGTATTTCGACGGCATGATCAAGCCGCATCTCGGCGACCGCGTCGTTCATGTCGGGCATCTGGATCACCTGGCGCTGGCGCGTTTCGTCGGCGGTGCAAGGGCCTTCCTGTGCACTCCCACCTGGGACGAACCATACGGCCTCGTCGTCGCCGAGGCGCTTGCATGCGGGGTGCCGGTCGCCGCCTTCGCCCGCGGTGCAATTCCGGAAATTCTCGACGAGAGCTGCGGCGTACTGGCAACGCCCGATGACGTTGCATCGCTCGCGGCTGCGGTGCGAGGAGCAATGCGGCTCAGCCGCTACGATTGTCGCAGACGTGCCGAACAAACCTGCGATGCCCGGCGAATGATCGAGAGCTACGAAGCGTTGTACAATCGCCGGATCGCGATGCACGCTGAGAGCGAATTTTGCGAGGTCCCGCTCTTACATGCTTGA